One window from the genome of [Clostridium] celerecrescens 18A encodes:
- a CDS encoding tryptophanase, giving the protein MAVKYIPEPFRIKMVERIKMLTREERIEKIKEAKYNMFGLRGEDVYIDLLTDSGTNAMSDDQWSGVMKGDEAYAGSSSYYKLFDAGKDIFGYDFIQPVHQGRAGEKVLFPIFLSKGKYAISNMFFDTTRAHVELAGARAIDCVVEEAKNPSVRAPFKGNMDVVKLERLINELGAENVGLVVMTITNNSAGGQPVSMANMREVSEICKKYHIPLNIDAARYAENAFFLKQREEECKDMSIKEIVNKIFSYGDMFTMSAKKDTIVNIGGLIGVKDGNSPIILKVKANCISFEGFFTYGGLSGRDLEALAIGLYEGIDEDFLRYRIGQMEYLAAKLDDAGIAYQSPVGGHGVFVDAAEFFPHIPYNEFPAQVLAIELYKEAGIRTCDIGSFMLGNDPDTGVQLHSEFEFTRFAIPRRVYTQAHIDIMADALIAIKQRASEIERGYRITWEPPILRHFQASLEPIEY; this is encoded by the coding sequence ATGGCTGTAAAGTATATTCCGGAACCATTCAGAATTAAAATGGTAGAGCGAATTAAAATGTTAACTCGAGAGGAACGCATTGAAAAAATCAAAGAGGCTAAGTATAATATGTTTGGGTTAAGGGGCGAAGATGTTTATATTGACCTTTTAACCGACAGCGGAACCAATGCTATGAGTGATGACCAATGGTCAGGCGTTATGAAGGGTGATGAAGCATATGCCGGTTCATCCAGTTACTATAAATTATTTGATGCCGGTAAGGATATATTCGGTTATGATTTTATACAGCCGGTTCACCAGGGCCGTGCTGGTGAGAAGGTACTTTTTCCTATTTTCCTTTCCAAAGGCAAATATGCTATTTCCAATATGTTCTTTGATACAACAAGAGCTCATGTAGAATTGGCAGGAGCCAGAGCCATCGACTGTGTGGTAGAAGAAGCAAAAAATCCTTCTGTAAGAGCTCCCTTTAAAGGCAACATGGATGTTGTTAAATTAGAAAGACTGATCAATGAACTTGGTGCTGAAAATGTTGGTCTTGTTGTAATGACGATTACGAACAACTCAGCGGGCGGTCAGCCTGTATCCATGGCTAACATGAGAGAGGTATCAGAAATCTGTAAAAAGTATCATATTCCTCTTAATATCGATGCTGCAAGATATGCTGAAAATGCTTTTTTCTTAAAGCAGCGGGAAGAAGAATGCAAAGATATGTCCATAAAAGAGATTGTCAACAAAATCTTCAGCTATGGCGATATGTTTACGATGTCTGCCAAAAAGGATACCATCGTAAATATCGGAGGTCTGATTGGAGTTAAGGATGGCAATTCACCAATAATATTAAAAGTGAAAGCAAACTGTATTTCTTTCGAAGGATTTTTTACTTATGGGGGACTTTCCGGACGCGATCTTGAAGCCCTGGCAATTGGACTTTACGAAGGAATCGACGAAGACTTCTTAAGATACCGCATCGGCCAGATGGAATACCTGGCAGCTAAATTAGATGATGCAGGAATCGCTTACCAATCCCCGGTTGGGGGTCATGGAGTCTTTGTAGATGCGGCAGAATTTTTCCCGCATATCCCATATAATGAATTCCCTGCTCAGGTGCTTGCAATAGAGCTTTACAAAGAGGCTGGAATCCGTACCTGTGACATCGGTTCTTTTATGCTGGGTAATGACCCTGATACCGGAGTTCAGCTTCATTCCGAGTTTGAATTTACCCGCTTTGCGATTCCACGCCGTGTTTATACACAGGCACATATTGACATTATGGCAGATGCATTAATCGCAATCAAGCAAAGAGCGTCCGAAATTGAACGAGGATACCGCATCACCTGGGAGCCGCCGATTTTACGTCACTTCCAGGCATCTTTGGAACCCATCGAATATTAG
- a CDS encoding sodium-dependent transporter: MRDQWNSRTGFLFAAIGAAVGLGNLWRFPFQAYKNGGGAFFLPYFVAIITCAVPLMIMEYTYGRRIRGGSTKAFAKLKKKFEIIGWVQVMVPIVVMMFYSTIISISVVFMIYCIGHAFGMVNWMSNPGPLLGAITGQARNAFDFASGFSLYMLGAVVVVWFANWAIVRQGISGGIEKASKIFTPLLMILMIIFMINSMRLEGASIGLNALFTPDFSKILNPSIWVAAYAQVFFSTTLAVGVMIAYGSYLGEKQDIVNNSFITVLSNSSFDIIAGITVFSTLGFLVNKQGVSFDSFGNGAGVAFIAFPIAISTMSSNIVVQGILGFLFFFCLFIAGISSSISMLEAFNTAALDKFKISRKKLTGIISIVGFIGSATFATYCGFNFILDLVDSYVANYIIATLGLVEVIAISHIYGTEKLREDANQYSDFKVGIWWDYLLKYFTPILLGITVITNFVSGIMKMFGMDSVTLLSNVVFGWGTVVLMIGVAIVFSKRPWQVEIE; the protein is encoded by the coding sequence ATGCGTGATCAATGGAATAGCAGAACAGGATTTTTATTTGCAGCAATTGGGGCTGCGGTAGGATTAGGTAATTTATGGAGATTTCCGTTTCAAGCTTATAAAAATGGTGGAGGAGCATTTTTTCTTCCATACTTTGTAGCTATTATTACATGTGCCGTTCCCTTAATGATCATGGAATACACCTATGGTCGGAGAATACGTGGTGGTTCCACAAAGGCATTTGCCAAACTGAAAAAAAAGTTTGAGATTATTGGCTGGGTACAGGTTATGGTACCGATCGTAGTCATGATGTTCTACAGCACCATTATTTCCATATCTGTGGTCTTTATGATCTACTGTATCGGTCATGCCTTCGGTATGGTAAACTGGATGAGCAATCCAGGACCACTCTTAGGTGCTATTACCGGGCAGGCCCGGAATGCCTTCGACTTTGCAAGCGGTTTCAGTCTTTATATGCTGGGTGCAGTGGTTGTCGTATGGTTTGCAAACTGGGCCATCGTCCGGCAGGGAATTTCCGGAGGTATTGAAAAAGCCTCAAAGATATTTACACCTCTGCTCATGATTCTTATGATAATTTTTATGATTAATTCCATGAGGTTAGAGGGGGCCAGTATTGGGTTAAATGCGTTATTTACACCTGATTTTTCTAAAATTTTAAACCCCAGTATATGGGTTGCAGCATATGCACAGGTGTTTTTCTCCACCACACTTGCAGTGGGTGTTATGATTGCATATGGCTCTTATCTGGGAGAAAAACAGGATATCGTAAACAACTCGTTTATCACGGTACTGTCAAACAGCTCGTTTGATATTATTGCAGGGATTACCGTATTTTCAACCCTGGGATTTTTGGTCAATAAACAGGGAGTTTCTTTTGACTCGTTTGGAAACGGAGCCGGAGTTGCTTTTATCGCATTTCCTATCGCAATTTCAACCATGTCATCTAATATTGTGGTTCAGGGCATTTTAGGATTTTTATTCTTCTTCTGCTTATTTATTGCCGGTATTTCCTCCAGTATTTCTATGCTTGAGGCATTTAATACCGCAGCCCTGGATAAATTTAAGATTTCACGTAAAAAGCTAACAGGCATCATATCCATCGTCGGTTTTATTGGAAGTGCCACCTTTGCTACATACTGCGGATTCAATTTTATTTTGGATCTTGTGGATTCTTACGTGGCAAACTATATAATTGCTACTCTTGGACTGGTGGAAGTGATTGCAATCAGTCACATTTATGGTACGGAGAAACTCCGGGAAGATGCAAACCAATATTCTGACTTCAAGGTCGGTATATGGTGGGATTATTTACTAAAATATTTTACGCCGATATTGCTTGGAATTACCGTCATTACAAACTTTGTATCCGGTATTATGAAGATGTTTGGTATGGATTCTGTAACCTTGTTGTCAAATGTTGTGTTCGGCTGGGGAACTGTTGTACTTATGATCGGTGTTGCCATTGTGTTCAGTAAACGCCCATGGCAAGTTGAAATTGAATAA
- a CDS encoding MetS family NSS transporter small subunit, giving the protein MNPFALAMMIVGCSVVWGGLFLCVGIALTKKPENK; this is encoded by the coding sequence ATGAATCCATTTGCATTGGCTATGATGATTGTTGGCTGTTCTGTTGTATGGGGTGGGCTGTTTCTATGTGTTGGCATAGCCCTGACTAAAAAACCAGAGAATAAATAA
- a CDS encoding LysR family transcriptional regulator: MEIRKLSYFVSVVKHKNFTKAAQEHHMVQTAMSRQIASIEEELGVVLLIRNNRSVLLTSAGEVFYNKALKVIDLYNDMISQTQKTAKLHPKVLEIGFGHYEHILIAQVVSEFRTLYPDIDVLVAKYSYNDLITYLQAGKLDIVFTLPFSPAFVSQDETVVKQVFPSTMYIIVNKKHPLAQYDTISADLLNDCTLITLSEDSGPCSLDILRQFTMTAGLNIKDIINANSLESQILMVESGLGVAFLPSICTKHLTPNVKAINLKDFDPGNFVAMYQRSNENPFINIFLGLASLKDS, encoded by the coding sequence ATGGAAATCAGAAAATTATCTTATTTTGTCTCAGTTGTAAAACATAAAAATTTTACAAAAGCTGCCCAGGAACACCACATGGTGCAAACAGCAATGAGCCGCCAGATTGCATCGATCGAAGAAGAACTGGGAGTTGTCTTATTAATACGTAATAATAGGTCTGTTTTGCTTACATCTGCCGGAGAAGTTTTTTATAACAAGGCTTTAAAGGTAATAGACCTGTACAATGATATGATCTCCCAAACCCAAAAGACGGCTAAGCTGCATCCCAAAGTATTAGAAATTGGCTTTGGTCATTATGAGCATATTTTAATAGCGCAGGTAGTTTCTGAGTTTCGAACCCTTTATCCGGATATTGATGTCCTGGTTGCCAAGTATAGTTATAACGACCTTATAACATACTTACAGGCAGGAAAGTTAGATATCGTCTTCACTCTTCCGTTTAGTCCCGCTTTTGTATCACAGGATGAGACGGTAGTAAAGCAGGTTTTCCCCTCTACCATGTATATCATTGTAAATAAAAAGCATCCCCTTGCTCAGTATGATACCATATCAGCTGATTTACTTAATGATTGTACGTTAATTACTTTAAGTGAAGATTCAGGTCCCTGCTCCCTGGATATTTTAAGACAATTTACGATGACTGCCGGTCTTAATATTAAAGATATTATTAATGCAAACAGCTTGGAATCACAGATATTAATGGTAGAATCCGGGCTTGGTGTGGCATTCTTACCGAGTATATGTACCAAGCATTTAACACCGAATGTGAAAGCTATTAATTTAAAGGATTTTGATCCCGGGAATTTTGTTGCCATGTACCAGAGATCCAATGAGAATCCTTTTATAAATATTTTTCTTGGATTGGCTTCTCTAAAAGACAGTTAA
- the chvE gene encoding multiple monosaccharide ABC transporter substrate-binding protein, producing MKRKFLAAAMALALTAGMLSGCGSSTSSAPENKETQTTAAATTEAAKAAETKAEETKAKEGNGTLVGVAMPTKDLQRWNQDGTNMKKELEEAGYKVDLQYASNDVQTQVSQVENMISNGCQILVIASIDGSSLGEPLSQAKAMGIPVISYDRLIMNSDAVTYYATFDNYKVGQKQGEYLVEALDLEKAADPKNIELFTGDPADNNCNFFFGGAMDVLKKYIDSGKLVVKSGQTAFEQVATANWDSEKSQNRMDTIIAGNYSDGTVLDAVLCSNDSTALGVENALASSYTGKYPVITGQDCDIANVKNMLQGKQAMSIFKDTRTLASQVVKMVDSVMQGGEAEINDTKSYDNGTGIIPTYLCDPVVVTVDNYKDMLITSGYYTEDQLK from the coding sequence ATGAAACGAAAATTTTTAGCGGCTGCAATGGCCCTTGCCTTAACGGCAGGAATGCTTTCCGGATGCGGGAGCTCTACAAGCTCTGCACCGGAGAACAAGGAGACCCAGACAACTGCGGCAGCCACTACAGAAGCTGCCAAAGCAGCTGAGACCAAAGCAGAGGAAACTAAAGCAAAGGAGGGGAATGGAACCTTAGTCGGAGTCGCCATGCCCACCAAGGATTTACAGAGATGGAACCAGGATGGAACTAATATGAAGAAGGAACTGGAAGAAGCCGGCTATAAGGTGGATTTACAGTATGCCAGCAATGATGTCCAGACCCAGGTATCCCAGGTGGAGAACATGATCTCCAACGGCTGCCAGATATTAGTTATTGCTTCTATTGACGGAAGCTCTTTGGGAGAGCCTTTAAGCCAGGCCAAAGCCATGGGGATTCCAGTTATTTCCTACGACCGTCTGATCATGAACTCTGATGCGGTTACATATTATGCTACCTTTGATAACTATAAAGTCGGACAAAAGCAGGGTGAGTACCTGGTAGAGGCTCTGGATCTAGAGAAAGCAGCAGATCCTAAGAACATAGAGCTGTTTACCGGTGATCCGGCTGATAACAACTGTAACTTCTTCTTTGGCGGTGCCATGGATGTCCTTAAAAAGTATATTGACAGCGGAAAGCTTGTAGTAAAATCCGGCCAGACTGCTTTTGAGCAGGTAGCAACCGCTAACTGGGATTCAGAGAAATCCCAGAACCGTATGGATACTATTATCGCAGGTAACTATTCTGACGGAACCGTATTGGACGCTGTCCTCTGCTCCAACGACTCCACTGCTCTTGGTGTGGAGAATGCCCTGGCTTCTTCCTATACCGGAAAATACCCGGTCATCACCGGTCAGGACTGTGATATCGCCAACGTAAAGAACATGCTTCAGGGAAAACAGGCCATGAGTATCTTTAAGGATACCCGTACCCTTGCCTCTCAGGTAGTAAAAATGGTGGATTCTGTTATGCAGGGCGGAGAAGCTGAGATCAATGATACCAAATCCTATGATAACGGAACCGGAATTATCCCAACTTATCTGTGTGACCCAGTGGTTGTAACGGTTGATAACTATAAAGATATGTTAATTACTTCCGGATACTACACGGAAGACCAGTTAAAGTAA
- the mmsA gene encoding multiple monosaccharide ABC transporter ATP-binding protein: MAKILLEMKSITKTFPGVKALDNVNLQVEEGEIHALVGENGAGKSTLMNVLSGIYPYGTYEGDIIYNGEICKFNRISDSEQKGIVIIHQELALVPYMTIAENMYLGNEKGKRYAINWNETYGEADRYLNTVGLMESSHTLIKDISVGKQQLVEIAKALAKNARLLILDEPTASLNEDDSKALLELLLKFKSEGLTSIIISHKLNEIAYVADKITVIRDGSTIETLDRKKDTITEDRIIKGMVGRELVDRFPKRDDVRIGEKAMEVEHWNACHPLYSDRKVVNDVSFYVRKGEVVGICGLMGAGRTELAMSIFGKSYGVNISGKVRIKGQEVALNSVREAIRHKLAYVTEDRKGNGLILGNPIKINTTLANMQAVSRRSIIDKDKEFAVAEDYRDKLKTKCPTVEQNVGNLSGGNQQKVLLSKWMFAEPDILILDEPTRGIDVGAKYEIYCIINRLAAEGKSVIMISSELPEVLGMSDRIYIMNEGRMVGEVSAAEATQEKIMACILKSDKGE; this comes from the coding sequence TTGGCAAAAATACTTTTGGAAATGAAGAGCATAACCAAGACATTTCCAGGCGTTAAGGCTCTGGATAATGTAAACCTTCAGGTAGAGGAAGGTGAGATCCATGCCCTGGTGGGTGAAAATGGAGCTGGCAAATCTACCTTGATGAACGTGCTCAGTGGCATTTATCCCTATGGTACCTATGAGGGAGATATTATTTATAACGGTGAGATCTGCAAATTTAACCGTATCAGTGACAGTGAACAAAAGGGAATCGTCATCATTCATCAGGAGCTGGCTCTTGTCCCCTATATGACGATTGCAGAAAACATGTATCTGGGAAATGAAAAGGGGAAAAGGTACGCGATCAACTGGAATGAAACCTATGGAGAGGCGGACCGGTACTTAAATACAGTAGGACTTATGGAATCTTCCCATACTTTAATTAAGGATATCAGCGTGGGAAAACAGCAGCTGGTGGAGATTGCAAAGGCACTTGCAAAGAATGCCAGGCTTTTGATCCTGGATGAGCCTACCGCATCCTTAAATGAAGATGATTCCAAAGCGCTTCTGGAGCTTTTGTTAAAATTCAAATCAGAGGGATTAACCTCTATTATTATTTCTCATAAACTGAATGAAATTGCCTATGTGGCGGATAAGATCACAGTCATCCGCGACGGCTCAACCATAGAAACACTGGACAGGAAAAAGGATACCATTACCGAGGACCGTATTATCAAAGGCATGGTAGGGCGGGAACTGGTGGACCGTTTTCCCAAACGAGATGACGTGAGGATCGGTGAAAAGGCCATGGAGGTGGAGCACTGGAATGCCTGCCATCCTCTGTATTCGGACCGGAAGGTGGTAAATGATGTCTCCTTTTATGTGAGGAAAGGAGAGGTCGTGGGAATCTGCGGCCTGATGGGCGCCGGAAGAACAGAGCTTGCCATGAGCATTTTCGGAAAGAGCTATGGCGTCAATATCTCTGGGAAGGTCCGTATCAAAGGGCAGGAAGTGGCGTTAAACTCTGTCCGGGAAGCCATACGCCATAAGCTTGCCTATGTCACCGAAGACCGGAAAGGCAATGGCCTGATCCTTGGAAATCCTATTAAGATCAACACGACCCTTGCAAATATGCAGGCGGTCAGCCGCCGCTCCATTATTGATAAGGATAAGGAGTTTGCTGTGGCAGAGGATTACCGGGATAAGTTAAAAACCAAGTGTCCCACTGTGGAACAGAATGTAGGGAACTTAAGCGGCGGAAACCAGCAGAAGGTCCTCCTTTCAAAATGGATGTTTGCAGAGCCGGATATTCTGATTTTAGATGAACCCACCAGAGGGATCGACGTGGGTGCAAAATATGAAATATACTGTATCATCAACCGCCTGGCTGCGGAAGGCAAATCTGTCATCATGATATCGTCAGAGCTTCCTGAGGTACTTGGAATGTCCGACCGCATTTATATCATGAATGAGGGCCGTATGGTGGGAGAGGTCAGTGCGGCCGAGGCGACTCAGGAGAAGATTATGGCCTGTATTTTAAAATCAGATAAAGGAGAGTAG
- the mmsB gene encoding multiple monosaccharide ABC transporter permease: MENKMKLSEGLKKYTMVIVLAVVIFLFTVNTGGKMLLPQNVNNLIAQNAYVFILATGMLFCILTGGNIDLSVGSVVCFVGAVGGSMMITMGINPYLTLLAMLIIGMLVGAWQGFWIAYVRIPPFIVTLAGMLMFRGLSNVVLQGMTLSPIPDPFLNLFNTYVPDLFGMQGFNLTCFLVGIIACMVFVTLELLNRRRKLQKGYRVDPIGGMAIKMALIGFVVLFVMYKLARYKGIPNALIWVTAIIGIYSYISSKTTTGRYFYAVGGNEKATRLSGIDTNKVYFLAYLNMGLLAAVAGMVTVARLNSANPTAGNSYEMDAIGACFIGGASAYGGTGTVPGVIVGATLMGVLNLGMSIMGVDQNLQKVVKGAVLMAAVIFDVVSKRKSFIVKQ, from the coding sequence ATGGAGAATAAGATGAAATTATCTGAGGGATTAAAAAAATATACGATGGTGATCGTTCTGGCCGTTGTAATCTTTCTTTTCACGGTCAACACCGGAGGTAAGATGCTCCTGCCCCAGAATGTGAACAACTTGATTGCCCAAAACGCCTATGTATTTATTCTGGCAACCGGTATGCTTTTTTGCATTCTTACGGGAGGTAACATTGACTTATCCGTAGGCTCTGTGGTCTGTTTTGTAGGAGCAGTAGGCGGAAGCATGATGATCACCATGGGGATCAACCCCTATCTGACACTGCTTGCAATGCTGATCATCGGTATGCTGGTAGGAGCATGGCAGGGCTTCTGGATCGCCTATGTACGGATCCCTCCCTTTATCGTAACTCTGGCCGGCATGCTCATGTTCCGTGGGTTATCTAATGTGGTTTTGCAGGGAATGACCTTGTCCCCCATTCCGGATCCGTTTTTAAATCTGTTTAATACCTATGTTCCGGATCTGTTCGGGATGCAGGGCTTTAACCTGACCTGTTTTTTAGTGGGAATCATTGCCTGCATGGTTTTTGTGACACTGGAACTTTTAAACCGCAGAAGAAAGCTTCAAAAGGGATACCGGGTGGATCCAATTGGAGGAATGGCAATCAAGATGGCTCTCATCGGTTTTGTGGTCCTGTTTGTTATGTATAAGCTGGCTAGATATAAAGGCATTCCCAATGCCCTGATCTGGGTGACTGCGATCATCGGGATTTACAGCTATATTTCTTCCAAAACCACCACGGGTCGGTATTTTTACGCTGTGGGCGGAAATGAGAAGGCTACCAGGCTGTCTGGTATTGATACCAATAAGGTGTATTTCCTCGCTTATTTAAATATGGGACTGCTGGCAGCAGTTGCAGGCATGGTGACGGTTGCCCGCTTAAATTCCGCCAATCCAACAGCAGGAAACAGCTATGAAATGGATGCCATTGGTGCCTGCTTTATCGGAGGCGCCTCCGCATACGGCGGTACCGGAACTGTACCGGGAGTAATCGTGGGTGCAACCCTGATGGGTGTGCTTAACTTAGGCATGAGCATCATGGGTGTGGACCAGAACCTTCAGAAGGTGGTAAAGGGTGCGGTTCTTATGGCAGCGGTTATTTTTGATGTGGTAAGCAAGAGAAAGTCATTTATCGTTAAGCAGTAA
- the rfbC gene encoding dTDP-4-dehydrorhamnose 3,5-epimerase: MGKIKVSTCGIEGLFVIEPAVFHDTRGYFMETYNQNDFKEAGLDMVFVQDNQSMSTKGVLRGLHFQKQFPQGKLVRVVRGKVFDVAVDLRSASETYGKWFGVELSAENKKQFYIPEGFAHGFLVLSDEAEFAYKCTDFYHPGDEGGILWSDPSIGIDWPIEEGMELIISEKDQKWSGIRDTFKF; this comes from the coding sequence ATGGGAAAGATAAAGGTATCAACATGCGGAATAGAAGGACTTTTTGTCATTGAGCCTGCGGTATTTCACGATACCAGAGGATATTTCATGGAAACCTATAATCAGAATGATTTTAAAGAAGCCGGACTTGACATGGTTTTTGTACAGGACAACCAGTCCATGTCTACAAAAGGCGTACTGCGGGGGCTTCATTTCCAGAAGCAGTTCCCTCAGGGAAAGCTGGTACGGGTCGTAAGAGGAAAAGTATTTGATGTTGCGGTGGATCTGCGTTCCGCTTCTGAAACTTATGGTAAATGGTTCGGAGTGGAGCTGTCTGCAGAAAACAAAAAGCAGTTCTACATTCCGGAAGGCTTTGCCCATGGATTTTTAGTTTTATCCGATGAGGCAGAATTCGCATATAAATGTACCGATTTCTATCACCCGGGTGATGAAGGCGGTATTTTATGGAGTGACCCGTCAATTGGCATTGACTGGCCGATTGAGGAAGGTATGGAGCTGATCATCTCTGAGAAGGATCAGAAATGGAGCGGCATCCGGGATACCTTCAAATTTTAG
- a CDS encoding ABC transporter permease has product MNYLVSLIKEIIAKRKLILDLSKADFKKRFVGSYFGIAWMFLQPMATVLVYFFVFQMGFKSVPPVPDYPYVLWLIPGIVPWFYFSEVLNMGTGCLQEYNYLVKKVVFRVEILPVIKMISCLMVHGIFAIIMILVFFCYGFLPMASWIQILYYSFASSMLSLAIAYFTSAIHVFFKDMAQIIGICLQFGMWMVPIMWAPEMFPAIPSWLPVLLKLNPFYYIVAGYRDSMLTGNWLTERPTLGLYFWTVTIVLMLLGLKVFKKLRPHFSDVL; this is encoded by the coding sequence ATGAATTATCTGGTTTCCTTAATAAAAGAAATTATTGCAAAGAGAAAGCTTATTCTGGATCTTTCAAAGGCGGATTTTAAAAAACGGTTTGTAGGCTCCTATTTCGGGATTGCCTGGATGTTTTTGCAGCCTATGGCAACCGTGCTGGTATACTTTTTCGTATTCCAGATGGGCTTTAAAAGCGTACCTCCGGTCCCGGATTACCCTTACGTGCTCTGGCTGATACCTGGCATTGTGCCATGGTTTTATTTCAGTGAGGTACTGAATATGGGAACGGGCTGTCTTCAGGAATATAATTATCTGGTGAAAAAGGTGGTGTTCCGGGTAGAGATCCTTCCGGTCATCAAGATGATTTCCTGCCTGATGGTACATGGTATATTTGCAATCATCATGATCCTGGTATTTTTCTGTTACGGCTTCCTTCCAATGGCAAGCTGGATCCAGATCCTGTATTATTCCTTTGCAAGCTCCATGCTGTCACTGGCTATTGCGTATTTTACCAGTGCCATTCATGTATTTTTCAAGGATATGGCTCAGATCATAGGAATCTGCCTGCAGTTTGGCATGTGGATGGTGCCGATTATGTGGGCACCTGAGATGTTTCCGGCAATTCCATCCTGGCTGCCGGTACTGCTTAAGCTAAATCCTTTCTATTATATCGTAGCCGGATACCGTGACAGCATGCTGACCGGAAACTGGCTGACAGAACGGCCGACCCTGGGACTATATTTCTGGACAGTGACCATAGTCCTGATGCTTTTAGGGCTGAAAGTATTTAAAAAACTGCGCCCACACTTTTCTGATGTACTATAA
- a CDS encoding ABC transporter ATP-binding protein yields the protein MSVEWNNKAISVNNVTKIYKLYDKPSDRLKEALSITHKNYHKDFYALNGISFDVEKGQTVGIIGTNGSGKSTILKIITGVLTPTSGSLEVNGVISALLELGAGFNMDYTGIENIYMNGTMMGFSKKEMDGKLQDILDFADIGDFVYQPVKTYSSGMFVRLAFALAINVEPEILIVDEALSVGDVFFQAKCYRRMEDIRQNGTTILMVTHDMGAIIKYCDRVVVLNKGNFIAEGEPGKMVDLYKKILANQMDDLGEELEEIRSGILNDFSGDQAVLAQSKNSRQEGLMKEKLTINPTRTEYGDKRAEIVDFGLLDERGNVTNLLLKGERFTIKERIHFHTKIETPIFTYTIKDKRGADLTGTNTMYEASDVQAVGKGDEYEVEFNQKMTLQGGEYLLSMSCTGFENGEHVVYHRLYDIANITVISNKNTVGIYDMEPEVSVKLHRAGE from the coding sequence ATGTCCGTAGAATGGAACAACAAAGCAATATCTGTTAATAACGTAACAAAAATCTACAAACTGTACGATAAGCCCTCCGACCGATTAAAGGAGGCTTTAAGCATAACCCACAAAAACTATCACAAAGATTTCTATGCCCTAAACGGCATTTCTTTTGATGTAGAAAAAGGACAAACCGTAGGAATCATCGGAACCAATGGATCAGGCAAGTCCACCATACTAAAGATCATAACCGGAGTCCTCACCCCCACCTCAGGCAGTTTAGAGGTAAACGGTGTGATTTCTGCTCTTTTAGAGCTGGGGGCCGGATTTAATATGGATTATACCGGAATCGAAAACATTTACATGAATGGCACCATGATGGGCTTCTCCAAAAAAGAAATGGATGGAAAGCTTCAGGACATCTTAGACTTCGCAGACATCGGTGACTTCGTTTATCAGCCGGTAAAAACCTACTCAAGCGGTATGTTCGTTCGTCTGGCGTTTGCGCTGGCGATCAACGTGGAGCCTGAAATCCTGATCGTTGACGAGGCCTTGTCCGTTGGAGACGTGTTTTTCCAGGCCAAATGCTACCGCCGAATGGAAGATATCCGCCAGAATGGAACCACGATATTAATGGTCACTCATGATATGGGTGCAATTATCAAATATTGTGACCGCGTAGTTGTATTAAACAAAGGCAACTTTATCGCCGAAGGAGAGCCCGGAAAGATGGTGGATCTCTATAAAAAGATCCTGGCAAATCAAATGGACGACCTTGGAGAAGAACTGGAAGAAATAAGAAGCGGTATATTAAACGATTTTTCCGGAGACCAGGCAGTTCTGGCACAGTCCAAAAACTCCCGCCAGGAAGGCTTAATGAAGGAAAAACTGACGATCAACCCAACCCGTACCGAATACGGCGATAAGAGAGCGGAGATCGTGGATTTCGGACTTCTGGATGAAAGAGGAAATGTTACCAACCTCCTTCTTAAAGGAGAACGCTTTACCATTAAAGAGCGTATCCATTTCCATACCAAAATCGAGACACCCATCTTTACCTACACCATCAAAGATAAACGGGGAGCCGATTTAACCGGCACCAACACCATGTACGAGGCCTCTGATGTGCAGGCCGTGGGAAAAGGCGATGAATATGAGGTGGAATTTAACCAGAAAATGACCCTTCAGGGAGGGGAGTATCTTCTTTCCATGAGCTGCACCGGATTTGAAAACGGAGAGCATGTGGTTTACCACCGCCTGTATGACATCGCAAATATTACGGTCATTTCCAATAAGAATACAGTAGGTATTTATGATATGGAACCGGAAGTAAGCGTAAAGCTTCACCGGGCAGGAGAATGA